One Paroedura picta isolate Pp20150507F chromosome 16, Ppicta_v3.0, whole genome shotgun sequence genomic region harbors:
- the LOC143825372 gene encoding vomeronasal type-2 receptor 26-like, which translates to MLMLLSPREWRTHSVKCSKTETFPIPHEQYQPGDVLLGGITSLITYNLHTLSFGEHPSEQLFGVPVVVTKFYQHILALVFAINEINENPKILPNITLGCHIYDSYYDVKMIYRTTLDLLFKSQRFVPNYKCDKWKNLIAVIGGLDSETSFLIADFVSLYKLPQLTYGSFAREDIDARKFTSFYRLVPNEDHQYMGIVRLLLHFRWTWVGLLAVNDESGELFIKAMESLLSQNAICLAFTEHVQKQFFWNTVGDLNAFTFSYYQSFADKKSKTLIFYGESLALITVMPYLFFGDPGYKDNTAFRKVWIMTAQIDFALSGHQKGSDFQFFHGAISFTIHTKEFLKFQKFLQHMRSAGAEGDTFLRDFWEQAFDCILPNPLQPINPEEACTGEEKLESLPDPFFEMHMRGHSYSIYNAVYAVAHALHALQSSRSRHSTMTGGKRFEIRDVQPWQIHPFLQDISFNNSVGESVSFNTRGELDAGFEIRNLVTFPNKSFLRVKVGNVDPNAEEGKEFSIDDDMIVWQFSFNQALPLSICNDYCPPGYQKKQKEGAKFCCYDCSPCPEGKISHQEDMDDCIKCPEDHYPSKKRDGCILKEITFLCFGEPLGISLASVAVSLSLTTVFVLGVFIKHRHTPIVKANNQDISFALLISLFFCFLSSLLFLGQPRDVTCLLRHSAFGIIFSVAVSCVMAKTITVIVAFMATKPGSSMKKWVGKKLANSIVISSTFVQATICVFWLGTSPPFPDFDLQTLTTEIVAECNEGSTIMFYIVLGYMGLLSLISLMVAFIARKLPDSFNEAKFITFSMLVFCSVWLSFLPTYLSTKGKHMVAVEIFSILASSAGLLACIFSPKCYIILLKPELNKKKQLMSRKNESP; encoded by the exons ATGCTTATGCTGCTTTCTCCCAGGGAGTGGAGAACACATAGTGTGAAGTGCTCAAAGACTGAAACTTTCCCAATTCCACACGAGCAATATCAGCCTGGGGATGTCCTCCTAGGTGGGATCACCTCCTTGATCACCTACAATCTTCACACCTTGTCTTTTGGGGAACATCCTTCAGAGCAGCTCTTTGGGGTTCCAGT AGTTGTGACAAAGTTTTACCAGCATATTCTTGCTTTGGTTTTTGCCATCAACGAGATCAATGAGAATCCCAAGATCCTTCCCAATATTACTCTGGGTTGCCACATCTATGACAGCTACTACGATGTGAAAATGATCTATCGGACTACGCTGGACTTGCTCTTCAAATCTCAGAGATTTGTCCCTAACTATAAGTGTGACAAATGGAAAAACCTTATTGCTGTCATAGGGGGGCTTGATTCTGAGACTTCCTTCCTTATTGCAGATTTTGTAAGTCTTTACAAGCTTCCACAG CTCACTTATGGGTCTTTTGCCCGTGAGGATATAGATGCAAGAAAATTCACTTCCTTTTACCGTCTGGTTCCAAATGAAGACCATCAGTACATGGGGATTGTTCGGTTGCTTCTCCacttcagatggacatgggttgGACTTCTTGCTGTGAATGATGAGAGTGGTGAACTTTTCATAAAGGCTATGGAATCCTTGCTCTCCCAGAATGCCATCTGTTTGGCCTTCACAGAACATGTCCAGAAACAATTCTTTTGGAACACTGTGGGTGACCTTAATGCTTTTACCTTCAGTTATTATCAGTCATTTGCAGATAAGAAAAGTAAGACACTTATCTTCTATGGAGAATCCTTGGCCCTAATAACAGTCATGCCATATTTATTTTTTGGAGATCCTGGATATAAGGATAATACAGCATTCAGAAAGGTGTGGATTATGACAGCCCAAATTGATTTTGCGTTATCAGGCCATCAAAAGGGCTCcgattttcagttctttcatggtGCCATTTCCTTCACAATTCACACAAAGGAATTTCTAAAATTCCAGAAATTTCTTCAGCACATGAGGTCTGCTGGAGCAGAAGGAGATACTTTTCTTCGGGACTTCTGGGAGCAAGCATTTGACTGTATACTGCCAAATCCGTTACAGCCTATAAATCCTGAAGAAGCCTGTACTGGGGAGGAAAAGCTAGAGAGCCTTCCAGATCCTTTTTTTGAAATGCATATGCGTGGCCACAGCTATAGCATTTACAATGCCGTCTATGCTGTAGCACATGCTTTGCACGCCCTGCAGTCATCAAGATCCAGGCACAGCACAATGACAGGTGGCAAAAGATTTGAAATTCGAGATGTCCAACCTTGGCAG ATCCACCCATTTCTTCAGGACATTTCGTTTAACAACTCAGTTGGAGAAAGTGTGTCTTTTAATACTCGTGGTGAATTGGATGCTGGCTTTGAAATAAGGAACCTGGTCACATTCCCTAACAAATCCTTCCTCAGGGTGAAAGTTGGAAATGTGGATCCCAATgctgaggaaggaaaagaattcTCCATCGATGATGACATGATTGTATGGCAATTCAGTTTTAACCAG GCCCTACCCCTTTCCATATGCAATGATTACTGCCCTCCTGGTTATCAGAAGAAACAGAAGGAGGGAGCAAAATTTTGCTGCTACGATTGTTCTCCATGCCCAGAAGGGAAGATTTCACATCAGGAGG aCATGGATGATTGCATCAAATGTCCAGAAGATCACTATCCAAGCAAGAAACGTGATGGATGTATCCTCAAGGAGATAACATTCCTATGTTTTGGAGAACCCTTGGGAATTAGCTTGGCTTCTGTAGCTGTTTCTTTATCCTTGACTACAGTTTTTGTGCTAGGGGTTTTCATTAAACACAGACACACCCCCATTGTCAAAGCTAACAACCAGGACATCTCCTTTGCTCTCCTCATCTCacttttcttctgcttcctcagtTCTTTGCTGTTCCTTGGACAACCAAGGGATGTCACCTGCCTCCTTCGCCATTCTgcttttggcatcatcttctcaGTGGCTGTTTCTTGTGTTATGGCCAAGACCATCACTGTGATTGTAgccttcatggccaccaaaccaggGTCCAGCATGAAgaagtgggtggggaaaaaacTGGCCAACTCCATTGTCATCTCTTCCACTTTTGTTCAAGCAACAATTTGTGTATTTTGGCTAGGAACCTCTCCCCCCTTTCCAGATTTTGACTTGCAGACACTGACTACTGAGATTGTGGCAGAATGCAATGAAGGATCTACCATCATGTTTTATATTGTCCTAGGCTACATGGGACTTCTGTCCCTCATAAGCTTGATGGTGGCTTTCATTGCAAGGAAGCTGCCAGACAGTTTCAATGAGGCCAAGTTTATTACCTTCAGCATGCTtgtgttttgcagtgtttggttgtcttttcttccaacctacctgagcaccaaagggaaacaCATGGtagccgtggagatcttctcaaTATTGGCTTCCAGTGCTGGGTTACTGGCTTGTATCTTTTCTCCCAAATGCTATATTATCCTATTGAAGCCTGAACTGAATAAAAAGAAACAGCTAATGAGCAGGAAGAATGAAAGCCCCTGA